One genomic region from Campylobacter sp. RM5004 encodes:
- a CDS encoding metalloregulator ArsR/SmtB family transcription factor yields the protein MKDLLNYTAAINDETRLKIIAFLDIHKKLCVCEICESFDMIQSRISRHLKILKDAELLIASREGAYIFYEINYDNFHTKLTLELLKNKNIKLPMLKKIEC from the coding sequence ATGAAAGATTTGTTAAATTACACAGCGGCGATAAACGATGAAACAAGACTTAAAATAATAGCTTTTTTAGACATTCATAAAAAGCTTTGCGTTTGTGAGATATGTGAGAGTTTTGATATGATACAATCTCGTATTTCAAGGCATTTAAAGATTTTAAAAGATGCGGAATTATTAATTGCAAGTAGAGAGGGGGCGTATATTTTTTACGAGATAAATTATGATAATTTTCATACAAAACTAACATTAGAATTATTAAAAAATAAAAACATTAAGCTACCTATGTTAAAGAAAATTGAGTGCTAA